From Rhizobium favelukesii, the proteins below share one genomic window:
- the rdgB gene encoding RdgB/HAM1 family non-canonical purine NTP pyrophosphatase produces the protein MRKLETKTIVVASHNAGKIREIQDLIGPFGFTAKSAAELNFVEPDETGTTFEENATIKALASAEASGLPALSDDSGLVIDALGGDPGVYTANWAEKPDGTRDFAMAMEKVEAALETAGASKPAQRAARFVSVLCLAWPDGHTELFRGEVEGTVVWPARGSQGFGYDPVFQPEGYETTFGEMSAEEKHGWKPGDAEALSHRARAFKIFVETCLEA, from the coding sequence ATGCGCAAGCTCGAAACGAAGACCATCGTCGTTGCCAGCCATAATGCCGGCAAGATCCGGGAAATCCAGGACCTCATCGGTCCGTTCGGCTTCACGGCGAAATCGGCCGCCGAGTTGAATTTCGTGGAGCCTGACGAGACCGGCACGACTTTCGAGGAAAACGCGACGATCAAGGCGCTCGCCTCCGCCGAAGCCTCTGGATTGCCGGCGCTGTCGGATGATTCCGGCCTCGTCATCGATGCACTCGGCGGCGATCCCGGCGTCTACACCGCCAACTGGGCGGAGAAACCCGACGGCACGCGCGACTTCGCGATGGCGATGGAGAAGGTCGAGGCGGCTTTGGAAACGGCCGGCGCTTCGAAGCCGGCTCAGCGCGCTGCGCGTTTCGTCAGCGTACTCTGCCTTGCCTGGCCGGACGGCCACACGGAGCTTTTTCGCGGCGAAGTCGAAGGCACCGTCGTCTGGCCTGCGCGCGGCAGCCAGGGCTTCGGCTACGATCCGGTCTTTCAACCCGAGGGCTATGAGACTACCTTTGGCGAGATGAGCGCGGAAGAAAAGCACGGCTGGAAGCCCGGCGACGCAGAAGCACTGTCGCACCGCGCCCGCGCCTTCAAGATCTTCGTCGAAACCTGCCTGGAAGCCTAA
- a CDS encoding VOC family protein, protein MNDMLEGMLETALYADDLDKAEAFYEGILGLSKISRGGNRHVFFRCGAGVLLIFNPQETIKPPSPTSLQVPPHGTTGAGHACFRVCGENLDAIAARLTSGGVAIESEVTWPQGGRSIYFRDPAGNSLECADARIWGIE, encoded by the coding sequence ATGAACGACATGCTGGAAGGCATGCTGGAGACGGCGCTCTATGCGGACGATCTCGACAAGGCCGAAGCCTTTTATGAAGGCATTCTCGGCCTTTCGAAGATCTCGCGGGGCGGCAACCGACATGTCTTCTTTCGCTGCGGTGCCGGGGTGTTGCTGATCTTCAACCCGCAGGAAACGATCAAGCCTCCCTCGCCCACCTCCTTGCAGGTTCCGCCGCACGGCACGACCGGTGCAGGACACGCCTGTTTCCGCGTTTGCGGGGAAAATCTCGATGCGATTGCAGCCCGGCTGACGTCCGGGGGTGTCGCCATCGAATCCGAAGTCACCTGGCCGCAGGGCGGCCGATCGATCTATTTCCGCGACCCGGCGGGCAACAGCCTCGAATGCGCCGACGCCCGCATCTGGGGCATCGAATAG
- a CDS encoding GFA family protein encodes MGDQKTYSGRCFCGAVEIVVTGDPVAMGYCHCASCRHWSAGPVNAFTLWQPQTVHVTKGGEHVEGYQRSDTSVRKFCELCGGHLYTEHPTWGVTDVYAALLPDLDYAPALHVNYQESVLHIRDGLPKYKDMPAEMGGSGDLLPE; translated from the coding sequence ATGGGCGATCAGAAAACGTATTCGGGGCGCTGCTTCTGCGGTGCCGTGGAGATCGTCGTCACCGGAGACCCGGTGGCTATGGGTTACTGCCACTGCGCCTCCTGTCGGCATTGGTCGGCGGGACCCGTCAACGCCTTCACGCTCTGGCAGCCGCAAACCGTCCATGTCACCAAAGGCGGAGAGCACGTGGAAGGCTACCAGAGGTCCGATACCAGCGTGCGGAAGTTCTGCGAGCTTTGCGGTGGGCATCTCTACACCGAGCACCCGACCTGGGGCGTCACCGACGTTTACGCGGCACTTCTGCCCGATCTTGACTACGCTCCAGCGCTGCACGTGAACTATCAGGAAAGCGTGCTGCATATCCGTGACGGCCTGCCAAAATACAAAGACATGCCTGCGGAGATGGGCGGCTCGGGCGACCTGCTCCCGGAGTAG
- the grpE gene encoding nucleotide exchange factor GrpE produces the protein MTDETTKNGPDAAAAEAAADAAANVENEAAAEASAKPDPLELLKSENTELRDRYLRLAAEMDNLRRRTEREVKDARTYSAAGFARDMLAVSDNLRRAIDAIPEEARAAADAGLTTLIEGVEMTERSMLSALERHGVRKLEPVGQKFDPNFHQAMFEVPNPDVPNNTVVQVVQAGYTIGERVLRPAMVGVAKGGPKLVEPETNSVFDQKDA, from the coding sequence ATGACTGACGAAACGACGAAGAACGGACCCGACGCCGCCGCGGCCGAAGCCGCAGCGGACGCCGCCGCAAACGTCGAGAACGAAGCCGCCGCCGAAGCCAGCGCAAAGCCCGATCCGCTGGAACTGCTAAAGTCCGAGAATACAGAGCTGCGCGACCGCTATCTTCGCCTTGCCGCCGAGATGGATAACCTGCGCCGGCGCACAGAGCGCGAAGTCAAGGATGCGAGGACTTATTCCGCCGCGGGCTTTGCGCGCGACATGCTGGCCGTTTCGGACAACCTGCGCCGCGCCATCGATGCGATCCCTGAGGAAGCCAGGGCTGCCGCCGATGCCGGCCTGACGACGCTGATCGAAGGTGTGGAGATGACGGAGCGCTCGATGTTGTCGGCGCTTGAGCGACACGGCGTCCGCAAACTGGAGCCGGTCGGCCAGAAGTTTGATCCGAACTTTCACCAGGCCATGTTCGAAGTGCCGAACCCCGATGTGCCGAACAACACCGTGGTTCAGGTCGTCCAGGCCGGTTACACCATTGGTGAGCGCGTTCTTCGCCCCGCCATGGTCGGCGTCGCCAAGGGCGGGCCGAAGCTCGTCGAACCCGAAACGAATTCCGTTTTCGACCAGAAGGACGCCTGA
- the metK gene encoding methionine adenosyltransferase yields MRANYLFTSESVAEGHPDKVCDRISDEIVDLVYREAAKTGVNPWGVRIACETLATTNRVVIAGEVRLPPSLMKKDKDGKDVINPSKFKAAARRAIKDIGYEQDGFHWKTAKIDVLLHSQSADIAQGVDNAADQQGDEGAGDQGIMFGYACKETPDLMPAPIYYSHKILQLLATARKKGDGDVAKLGPDAKSQVTVRYVNGKPAEVTSIVLSTQHLDESWDSKKVRAVVEPYIREALGELPIADDCMWYINPTGKFVIGGPDGDAGLTGRKIIVDTYGGAAPHGGGAFSGKDTTKVDRSAAYAARYLAKNVVAAGLSDRCTIQLSYAIGVAQPLSIYVDLHGTGKGVTEDQVEAAIRKNMDLSPTGIRRHLDLNKPIYAKTSAYGHFGRKAGRDGSFSWERTDLVKALKDAVKVKEAA; encoded by the coding sequence ATGCGCGCGAATTACCTTTTCACCAGCGAGTCAGTTGCCGAAGGTCACCCGGACAAGGTGTGTGACCGGATCTCCGACGAGATCGTGGATCTGGTCTACCGCGAAGCCGCCAAGACCGGCGTCAACCCCTGGGGCGTGCGTATCGCCTGCGAGACGCTGGCAACCACCAACCGCGTCGTGATCGCCGGTGAAGTGCGCCTGCCGCCGAGCCTGATGAAGAAGGACAAAGACGGCAAAGACGTCATCAACCCTTCGAAGTTCAAGGCCGCCGCCCGCCGCGCCATCAAGGACATCGGCTACGAGCAGGACGGCTTCCACTGGAAGACGGCCAAGATCGACGTGCTCCTGCACTCGCAGTCCGCCGACATTGCCCAGGGTGTCGACAACGCTGCCGACCAGCAGGGCGACGAAGGCGCCGGCGACCAGGGCATCATGTTCGGCTACGCCTGCAAGGAAACGCCGGATCTCATGCCGGCACCGATCTACTACTCCCACAAGATCCTGCAACTGCTGGCCACTGCCCGAAAGAAGGGCGACGGCGACGTCGCAAAGCTCGGCCCCGATGCCAAGAGCCAGGTGACCGTGCGTTACGTCAACGGCAAGCCTGCGGAAGTCACGTCGATCGTTCTCTCCACCCAGCATCTCGACGAAAGCTGGGATTCGAAGAAGGTTCGCGCGGTCGTCGAGCCCTATATCCGCGAGGCTCTCGGCGAGCTGCCGATTGCCGACGATTGTATGTGGTACATCAACCCGACCGGCAAGTTCGTGATCGGCGGCCCTGATGGCGACGCTGGTCTGACCGGGCGCAAGATCATCGTCGACACCTACGGCGGTGCTGCTCCGCACGGCGGCGGCGCGTTCTCCGGCAAGGACACCACCAAGGTCGACCGTTCGGCTGCCTACGCCGCCCGCTATCTTGCGAAGAACGTCGTTGCCGCCGGCCTTTCCGACCGCTGCACGATCCAGCTCTCCTACGCCATCGGCGTCGCACAGCCGCTGTCGATCTATGTCGACCTGCACGGCACCGGCAAGGGCGTGACGGAAGACCAGGTCGAAGCCGCGATCCGCAAGAACATGGATCTGTCGCCGACCGGCATCCGCCGTCACCTCGACCTCAACAAGCCGATCTACGCCAAAACCTCGGCTTACGGCCACTTCGGCCGCAAGGCGGGCCGCGACGGCTCGTTCTCCTGGGAGCGCACGGACCTCGTCAAGGCGCTCAAGGACGCCGTCAAGGTCAAGGAAGCGGCATGA
- a CDS encoding DMT family transporter, with protein sequence MQQKQMGFAEWGMLLVLSLLWGGSFLFNGILVKSLPPFTIVTGRVLIAALALNLIVRATGHAMPRDGRSWAAFFGMGILNNMIPFCLIVWGQTHIASGLASILNATTPLFGVVVAHFLTADEKMTGNRLLGVLVGFAGVAYMIGFDVLRDLGSNVLAQLAVLGAALSYSFAGIFGRRFRQMGMAPLIPAAGQVSASTVLMLPIALIVDQPWTLAAPSLETWMALFGLALLSTAIAYVLFFRILAAAGATNLMLVTFLIPVSAILLGAAILGEQLQVKHLIGMAMIAIGLAAIDGRLFALRRKRPA encoded by the coding sequence ATGCAGCAGAAACAGATGGGCTTTGCCGAGTGGGGAATGTTGCTGGTGCTCTCCCTGCTGTGGGGCGGATCCTTCCTCTTCAACGGCATTCTGGTGAAGAGCCTGCCGCCCTTTACGATCGTCACGGGTCGGGTCCTGATCGCAGCGCTGGCACTGAACCTTATTGTGCGTGCGACCGGCCATGCCATGCCGCGTGACGGCAGGTCCTGGGCGGCCTTCTTCGGCATGGGCATCCTCAACAATATGATCCCGTTCTGTCTCATCGTCTGGGGCCAGACGCATATCGCAAGTGGCCTCGCCTCGATCCTGAATGCCACAACGCCGCTCTTTGGCGTCGTCGTCGCGCATTTCCTGACCGCGGATGAAAAAATGACCGGCAATCGCCTGCTTGGCGTTCTCGTCGGCTTTGCGGGCGTCGCCTATATGATCGGCTTCGACGTGCTGCGCGATCTCGGGTCGAACGTGCTGGCGCAGCTCGCGGTGCTCGGTGCTGCGCTCTCCTATTCCTTTGCCGGCATCTTCGGCCGGCGCTTCCGCCAGATGGGCATGGCGCCGCTCATTCCCGCTGCAGGACAGGTCAGCGCCTCCACCGTCCTGATGTTGCCGATCGCGCTCATCGTCGACCAGCCCTGGACATTGGCCGCTCCTTCATTGGAAACCTGGATGGCGCTGTTCGGCCTGGCCTTGCTTTCGACGGCGATCGCCTATGTGCTGTTTTTCCGCATCCTGGCGGCTGCCGGTGCAACGAACCTGATGCTCGTGACCTTCCTGATTCCGGTCAGCGCCATCCTGCTCGGCGCAGCCATTCTCGGCGAGCAATTGCAGGTCAAGCATCTGATCGGCATGGCGATGATCGCGATCGGCCTTGCGGCGATAGACGGGCGATTGTTCGCTCTGCGGAGAAAGCGACCTGCCTAG
- the rph gene encoding ribonuclease PH, with protein MRPSGRKTDQMRKVSFERNFSKHAEGSCLVKFGDTHVLCTASIEEKPPAWLRNTGKGWVTAEYGMLPRATGERMKREAASGKQGGRTQEIQRLIGRSLRAVVDLKELGERQITLDCDVIQADGGTRTASITGAWIALYDCLKWMESRNMLKVERVLKDHVAAISCGIFANQSVIDLDYLEDSSAETDANFVMTGNGGIVEIQGTAEGTPFTDEEFASLMALAKVGIAELVAMQKQAVAG; from the coding sequence ATGCGGCCCTCAGGCAGAAAAACCGACCAGATGCGCAAGGTCTCGTTCGAGCGCAATTTCTCCAAGCACGCGGAAGGCTCCTGTCTGGTGAAGTTCGGCGATACGCATGTGCTATGCACGGCGAGCATCGAGGAGAAGCCTCCGGCATGGCTGCGCAACACCGGCAAGGGTTGGGTCACGGCCGAATACGGCATGCTGCCGCGCGCCACCGGCGAGCGTATGAAGCGCGAAGCCGCATCCGGCAAGCAGGGCGGCCGTACGCAGGAGATCCAGCGCCTGATCGGTCGTTCGCTGCGCGCTGTCGTCGACCTCAAGGAACTCGGCGAGCGCCAGATCACGCTCGACTGCGACGTCATCCAGGCGGATGGCGGAACGCGTACGGCGTCCATTACCGGCGCCTGGATCGCGCTTTACGACTGCCTGAAGTGGATGGAAAGCCGCAACATGCTCAAGGTCGAACGCGTCCTCAAGGACCACGTCGCGGCCATTTCCTGCGGCATCTTCGCCAACCAGTCGGTGATTGACCTCGACTATCTCGAGGACTCCTCGGCTGAGACCGACGCGAACTTCGTGATGACCGGCAACGGCGGCATCGTTGAAATCCAGGGCACCGCTGAAGGCACGCCGTTCACCGATGAGGAATTCGCCTCGCTGATGGCCCTCGCCAAGGTCGGTATCGCCGAACTCGTCGCGATGCAGAAGCAGGCCGTCGCCGGATGA
- a CDS encoding nucleoside hydrolase, whose protein sequence is MADPRKIIIDTDPGQDDAAAIMLAFGSPEELEVLGITTVAGNVPLSYTSRNARIVCELCGRTDTKVFAGAAKPIARKLVTAEHVHGKTGLDGPVLDEPNMQLQPQHSVDFIIETLRNEPEGTVTLCTLGPLTNIGMAFQKAPDIIPRIRELVMMGGGFFEGGNITPAAEFNIYVDPEAADIVLCSGIPIVMMPLDVTHKLLTRKDRVKRMADLGTRPAIAMVEMLEFFERFDVEKYGSDGGPLHDPTVIAYLLKPELFKGRTCNVEIEVTSELTAGMTVVDWWHVTDRKRNAQVMRDVDADGFFDLLIERFARI, encoded by the coding sequence ATGGCAGACCCTAGAAAAATCATCATCGACACCGACCCCGGCCAGGACGACGCCGCGGCCATCATGCTGGCCTTCGGCAGCCCGGAAGAGCTCGAAGTGCTCGGCATCACCACGGTCGCCGGCAATGTGCCGCTCTCTTACACCAGCCGCAATGCGCGCATCGTCTGCGAGCTCTGTGGCCGGACCGATACCAAGGTCTTTGCCGGCGCCGCCAAACCAATCGCGCGAAAGCTGGTGACCGCTGAGCACGTGCACGGCAAGACCGGGCTTGATGGTCCCGTTCTCGATGAGCCCAATATGCAGCTACAGCCGCAGCATTCCGTGGATTTCATCATCGAAACGCTACGCAACGAGCCTGAAGGCACGGTGACCCTCTGCACGCTTGGGCCGCTCACCAACATCGGCATGGCCTTCCAGAAGGCGCCCGACATCATCCCGCGCATCCGCGAACTGGTGATGATGGGCGGCGGCTTCTTCGAAGGCGGCAACATCACGCCGGCCGCCGAGTTCAACATCTACGTCGATCCCGAGGCAGCCGATATCGTCTTGTGCTCTGGCATCCCCATCGTGATGATGCCGCTCGACGTCACGCACAAGCTTCTGACCCGAAAGGATCGCGTCAAGCGCATGGCCGATCTGGGGACGCGCCCGGCGATCGCCATGGTCGAGATGCTGGAATTCTTCGAACGCTTCGATGTCGAGAAGTACGGCTCCGATGGCGGTCCGTTGCACGACCCGACGGTTATCGCCTATCTCTTGAAGCCTGAGCTTTTCAAGGGGCGAACCTGCAATGTCGAGATCGAGGTGACGTCTGAGCTGACGGCCGGCATGACCGTCGTCGACTGGTGGCACGTGACCGACCGCAAGCGCAATGCGCAGGTCATGCGCGATGTCGATGCGGACGGCTTCTTCGATCTGCTGATCGAACGTTTCGCCCGCATCTGA
- a CDS encoding helix-turn-helix domain-containing protein, protein MIENKKRPNPIDIHVGSRIRLRRTMLGMSQEKLGESLGITFQQIQKYEKGTNRVGASRLQNISSILNVPVSFFFEDAPGDQSSGLSGMAEASSSNYVVDFLSSSEGLQLNRAFVKITDPKVRRKVVELVKALAAEADSE, encoded by the coding sequence ATGATTGAGAACAAGAAGAGGCCGAACCCCATCGACATCCATGTTGGTAGTCGCATTCGCCTTCGCCGAACGATGCTCGGAATGAGCCAGGAAAAGCTCGGCGAGAGCCTTGGCATCACCTTTCAGCAGATCCAGAAATACGAAAAAGGCACCAACCGCGTCGGTGCCAGCCGCCTCCAGAACATCTCCAGCATTTTGAACGTTCCGGTTTCCTTCTTCTTTGAAGACGCACCCGGCGACCAATCCTCCGGCCTGTCCGGCATGGCGGAAGCCTCGAGCTCCAACTACGTTGTCGACTTTCTTTCGTCGTCCGAAGGGCTCCAACTCAACCGTGCCTTCGTGAAGATCACCGACCCCAAGGTTCGCCGTAAAGTCGTCGAACTGGTGAAGGCACTCGCTGCCGAGGCTGACAGCGAATAA
- the hrcA gene encoding heat-inducible transcriptional repressor HrcA: MEFRSTSVSDAVAALDERSKEIFRRIVEGYLETGEPLGSRNLSRILPMSLSPASVRNVMSDLEELGLIYSPHVSAGRLPTQVGLRFFVDAFMQVGDLSAEDRANIDRQVRAESRDNPMELMMNEASRMLSGISRGAGLVITSKSDPVLKHVEFIRLEPTKALAVLVGDHDQVENRIIELPAGVTSSQLTEAANFLNAHMTGQTLPELRNQLSRLKDDVRLELDALSQDLVERGIAVWSGSADEGKPAQLIIRGRANLLADLAGADDLDRLRMLFDDLEKKDSLLELLNLAESGPGVRIFIGSENKLFSLSGSSLIVAPYRDDDDRIVGAVGVIGPTRLNYSRIVPMVDYTAQLMTRLSRGST; the protein is encoded by the coding sequence ATGGAGTTCAGATCGACGTCGGTTTCAGATGCAGTGGCTGCGCTGGATGAACGCTCCAAGGAAATCTTTCGCCGCATCGTAGAGGGCTATCTGGAGACGGGTGAACCGCTCGGTTCGCGCAACCTGTCGCGTATCCTACCGATGTCGCTGTCACCGGCCTCCGTGCGCAACGTGATGAGCGATCTGGAAGAACTTGGCCTCATCTATTCGCCGCATGTCAGTGCCGGCCGTCTGCCGACACAAGTCGGCCTGCGCTTCTTCGTCGACGCCTTCATGCAGGTCGGGGATCTCTCGGCCGAGGATCGCGCCAACATCGATCGCCAGGTGCGCGCCGAAAGCCGCGACAATCCGATGGAATTGATGATGAACGAGGCAAGCCGCATGCTCTCGGGCATTTCGCGCGGCGCCGGGCTCGTCATCACCTCGAAGAGCGATCCTGTTCTCAAGCACGTCGAGTTCATCCGCCTTGAGCCGACCAAGGCGCTTGCGGTTCTCGTCGGCGATCACGATCAGGTCGAAAACCGCATTATCGAGCTTCCGGCAGGCGTGACGTCATCGCAATTGACCGAGGCCGCCAACTTCCTCAACGCACACATGACCGGCCAGACGCTGCCGGAACTGCGCAATCAATTAAGTCGACTGAAGGACGATGTCCGCCTCGAACTCGATGCGCTATCGCAGGATCTCGTCGAGCGCGGCATCGCCGTCTGGTCGGGCAGCGCCGACGAGGGCAAACCGGCCCAACTGATCATTCGCGGCCGCGCCAATCTGCTCGCCGATCTCGCTGGCGCCGACGATCTCGACCGCCTGCGCATGCTGTTCGACGACCTCGAGAAGAAGGACAGTCTGCTGGAACTTCTCAACCTCGCCGAAAGCGGGCCGGGCGTGCGCATTTTCATCGGCTCGGAGAACAAGCTCTTTTCACTTTCCGGTTCGTCGCTGATCGTCGCGCCCTATCGTGACGATGACGACCGCATTGTCGGCGCTGTCGGCGTCATCGGGCCGACGCGGCTCAACTACTCGCGCATCGTGCCGATGGTCGACTATACCGCCCAGCTGATGACGCGGTTGTCACGCGGCTCGACGTAG
- the hemW gene encoding radical SAM family heme chaperone HemW: MRYAALLPDTGEPGFGVYVHWPFCAAKCPYCDFNSHVRHQPVDQERFTASFLKEMATVRQMSGPKTVTSIFLGGGTPSLMKPSTVSAILDGIAKHWHVPDGIEITMEANPSSVEAERFRGYRAAGVNRVSLGVQALNDRDLTFLGRLHDVADALKAIKLARDIFPRMSFDLIYARPNQTVDEWERELKEAFSYAVDHLSLYQLTIEEGTPFFGLHKAGKLVVPDGDQSALLYEATQEITTGEGLPAYEVSNHARPGAESRHNLTYWRYGDYAGIGPGAHGRLTRGSMKIATATERKPESWLDLVERNGHGMLDTEQLGYEEQADELLLMGLRLKEGVDLSRWQQLSGRDLDPKREEFLLEHGFIERIGNSRLRCTPSGMLILDSVVADLAC, translated from the coding sequence ATGCGCTATGCCGCTCTTCTGCCCGATACCGGCGAACCCGGCTTCGGCGTCTACGTGCATTGGCCGTTCTGTGCCGCCAAGTGCCCTTACTGTGATTTCAACAGCCATGTCCGCCACCAGCCGGTGGATCAGGAACGCTTTACCGCGAGCTTCCTGAAGGAGATGGCGACGGTGCGCCAGATGAGCGGGCCAAAGACGGTGACCAGCATCTTCCTCGGCGGCGGCACGCCATCGTTGATGAAACCATCCACGGTGTCGGCCATTCTCGACGGTATCGCCAAGCACTGGCATGTGCCCGATGGAATCGAGATCACCATGGAGGCAAACCCCTCCAGCGTCGAGGCGGAACGCTTCCGCGGCTATCGTGCCGCCGGCGTCAATCGCGTGTCGCTCGGCGTCCAGGCGCTCAACGACCGCGACCTGACGTTTCTCGGACGGCTGCACGACGTTGCCGATGCGCTGAAGGCGATCAAGCTGGCGCGCGACATCTTCCCGCGCATGTCCTTCGACCTGATCTATGCGCGCCCGAACCAGACCGTCGACGAATGGGAACGCGAGTTGAAGGAGGCGTTCTCCTACGCCGTCGATCATCTTTCGCTCTATCAACTGACGATCGAGGAAGGCACTCCGTTCTTCGGGCTTCACAAGGCCGGCAAGCTTGTGGTTCCGGACGGCGACCAATCGGCGCTGCTCTATGAAGCGACGCAGGAAATCACCACCGGCGAAGGACTGCCCGCCTACGAGGTTTCCAACCATGCGCGTCCGGGCGCGGAGAGCCGGCACAACCTCACCTACTGGCGTTACGGCGATTACGCTGGCATCGGCCCCGGTGCCCATGGGCGACTGACACGTGGCTCCATGAAGATTGCCACTGCGACAGAGCGGAAGCCAGAGAGCTGGCTGGATCTGGTCGAGCGCAATGGACACGGCATGCTGGACACGGAGCAACTCGGTTATGAGGAACAGGCCGACGAACTGCTGCTGATGGGGTTGCGTCTCAAGGAAGGCGTGGACCTTTCCCGCTGGCAGCAGCTTTCGGGCCGCGACCTGGACCCGAAGCGGGAAGAGTTTCTTTTGGAGCATGGCTTTATCGAGCGGATCGGCAATTCTCGCCTGCGCTGCACGCCGTCAGGCATGCTGATCCTCGATTCCGTGGTCGCCGATCTCGCCTGCTAG
- a CDS encoding DUF1150 family protein, with product MLMKEANSHLTKTELAGIGNGEVAYIRKMRSEEVSRCFPEAPDIDPSVDLWALFGADGTPILLTDNRSSTFFKAAEDELKTVSLH from the coding sequence ATGTTGATGAAAGAAGCCAATTCGCACCTGACCAAAACCGAACTTGCCGGCATCGGCAACGGCGAGGTCGCCTACATCCGGAAAATGCGGTCTGAGGAAGTATCCAGGTGCTTCCCCGAGGCACCGGATATCGATCCGAGCGTTGACCTCTGGGCGCTGTTCGGCGCCGATGGCACGCCGATCCTTTTGACGGACAACCGCTCCAGCACCTTCTTCAAGGCTGCCGAGGATGAGTTGAAGACGGTGAGCCTGCACTAG
- the trmB gene encoding tRNA (guanine(46)-N(7))-methyltransferase TrmB → MTDMERRGRATEAFFGRRKGKALREHQAERLNTLLPAFLIDLSAAPPEPLKTLFPVPTGRLRLEIGFGGGEHLIHRAVEMPSTSFIGVEPFINSMQKLLTSVDKAGAKNVRVYNDDATQLLDWLPDASIDQIDLLYPDPWPKRKHWKRRFVSKTNLDRFHRVLKRDGLFCFASDIDTYVNWTLLKCRDHGGFEWLAQNAADWLTPYEGWPSTRYEAKARREGRSSAYLTFKRV, encoded by the coding sequence ATGACCGACATGGAACGCCGCGGACGCGCGACCGAAGCCTTCTTCGGTCGCCGCAAGGGAAAGGCTCTGCGCGAGCATCAGGCAGAGCGACTGAACACCCTGCTTCCGGCGTTCCTCATCGATCTTTCAGCGGCTCCGCCCGAGCCGCTGAAGACCCTCTTTCCGGTGCCGACAGGCAGGCTGCGCCTGGAAATCGGTTTCGGCGGCGGCGAACATCTGATCCATCGTGCGGTGGAAATGCCCTCCACCAGCTTTATCGGTGTCGAGCCTTTCATCAATTCCATGCAGAAGCTGCTGACGAGCGTCGACAAGGCAGGCGCCAAGAACGTCCGTGTCTACAACGACGACGCGACGCAATTGCTGGACTGGCTGCCTGACGCCTCGATCGACCAGATCGATCTGCTTTACCCGGATCCGTGGCCGAAGAGAAAGCACTGGAAGCGCCGCTTCGTGTCGAAGACCAATCTCGATCGCTTTCACCGCGTGCTGAAGCGGGACGGGCTGTTCTGCTTCGCCTCCGACATCGACACTTACGTTAACTGGACGCTGCTGAAATGCCGAGACCACGGCGGTTTCGAATGGCTGGCACAGAATGCTGCAGACTGGCTGACGCCCTATGAGGGCTGGCCGAGCACACGCTACGAGGCCAAGGCGCGGCGCGAGGGCAGATCCTCCGCCTATCTAACGTTCAAGCGGGTCTGA
- a CDS encoding Hsp20 family protein produces MSRMTPFASPLLLGFDAMEKTLERLSKASDGYPPYNIERVAADRASGDPERLRITLAVAGFSEEELDVSVEESQLSIHGRQIDQGERDYLYRGIAARQFQRTFVLADGMQVLGACLKNGLLAVDLIRPEPSRMVKKINISVSQ; encoded by the coding sequence ATGAGCCGTATGACGCCTTTCGCGAGCCCTCTGCTTTTGGGCTTTGACGCCATGGAAAAGACGCTGGAGCGCCTTTCCAAGGCCAGCGACGGATACCCCCCCTACAATATCGAGCGCGTCGCCGCTGATCGCGCCTCCGGCGATCCGGAAAGGCTGCGCATAACTCTTGCCGTCGCCGGATTCAGCGAGGAGGAGCTCGACGTTTCTGTCGAGGAAAGCCAGCTTTCGATTCATGGTCGCCAGATCGACCAGGGGGAGCGCGACTACCTCTATCGCGGCATCGCCGCACGTCAATTCCAGCGGACTTTTGTTCTGGCCGATGGGATGCAGGTTTTGGGCGCTTGCCTCAAGAATGGGCTGCTCGCGGTGGATCTCATCCGTCCGGAGCCGAGCCGTATGGTGAAGAAAATTAACATTTCGGTCTCACAGTAG